One window of the Amycolatopsis mediterranei genome contains the following:
- a CDS encoding DUF3631 domain-containing protein: MSGFDDTLSVIDFVISDEPAPHCQQCGRPRSDSPSGDFCSENCQRVWRGRHTAAKPAEDGGAQPSELPEAAPVNPLTWLGPAPVGAFAKPGHEVLDAVVTFVSRFSAFANEHAAPTLALWYAHTHVAERLYVTPRLILDSAEPGSGETRVLEVAQYLVAKPEMTISITPAAIFRMLADGPMTLLFDEIDAVFNPKTGGNNEDLRALLNAGYKRSATVTRCVGDAKSMNVTRFPVYAPVALAGIAGGMPDTITTRAITVHMRKRRFDEAVEEFIEEDVERESAPVRAELAEWVGRVGDEVSRARPDRPDGVRDRAAEIWRPLLAIADAAGGHWPETARKACRHFVLEATAQPASIGVRLLADVRQIFTAEHTDRMVTAELIRELHAIEDEPWTDLQGKPLDSRRLAEELDRYLVRPKDLKVSDKTLKGYRIDGDGGLADAWSRYLPPPETGATSATNATPQVTATSGVAEAPSSAATSATRVADGRGTQQPLAPALTSPVAEVADVAPAKPDHDTEWDR; encoded by the coding sequence ATGTCCGGATTCGACGACACCTTGTCCGTGATCGACTTCGTGATCTCCGACGAGCCTGCGCCCCACTGCCAGCAGTGCGGCCGGCCGCGCAGCGACTCGCCGTCCGGCGACTTCTGCTCGGAGAACTGCCAGCGCGTCTGGCGCGGCCGACACACCGCGGCCAAGCCAGCCGAGGACGGCGGCGCCCAGCCGAGCGAGCTGCCGGAGGCCGCGCCGGTCAACCCGCTCACGTGGCTCGGGCCGGCGCCGGTCGGGGCCTTCGCGAAGCCGGGTCACGAGGTCTTGGACGCGGTCGTGACGTTCGTGTCGCGGTTCTCGGCCTTCGCGAACGAGCACGCCGCGCCGACGCTGGCGCTTTGGTACGCGCACACCCACGTCGCCGAACGGCTCTACGTCACGCCGCGCCTCATCCTCGACTCGGCGGAGCCGGGCAGCGGCGAGACGCGCGTGCTGGAGGTCGCGCAGTACCTCGTGGCCAAGCCGGAGATGACGATCAGCATCACCCCGGCCGCGATCTTCCGCATGCTCGCCGACGGCCCGATGACGCTGCTGTTCGACGAGATCGACGCCGTGTTCAACCCGAAGACCGGCGGGAACAACGAGGACCTCCGCGCCCTGCTGAACGCGGGCTACAAGCGGTCGGCGACGGTGACCCGGTGCGTCGGCGACGCCAAGAGCATGAATGTGACCCGGTTCCCGGTCTATGCGCCGGTCGCCCTCGCCGGGATCGCCGGCGGCATGCCAGACACGATCACGACCCGGGCGATCACCGTGCACATGCGCAAGCGCCGATTCGACGAGGCAGTAGAGGAGTTCATCGAAGAGGACGTCGAGCGCGAGTCGGCGCCGGTGCGCGCCGAACTGGCGGAGTGGGTCGGCCGGGTCGGCGACGAGGTGAGCCGCGCACGGCCAGACCGACCGGACGGCGTGCGCGACCGGGCGGCCGAGATCTGGCGGCCGCTGCTGGCGATCGCCGACGCGGCCGGCGGGCACTGGCCGGAGACCGCGCGCAAGGCGTGCCGTCACTTCGTGCTCGAAGCCACTGCGCAACCGGCCTCGATCGGCGTGCGGCTGCTGGCCGACGTCCGGCAGATCTTCACGGCGGAGCACACCGACCGCATGGTGACGGCCGAGCTGATCCGCGAGCTGCACGCCATCGAAGACGAACCGTGGACCGACCTGCAGGGCAAGCCGCTCGACAGCCGCCGTCTCGCGGAGGAACTCGACCGGTACCTGGTCCGGCCGAAAGACCTCAAGGTCAGCGACAAGACGCTCAAGGGCTACCGCATCGACGGCGACGGCGGCCTGGCCGACGCCTGGAGCCGCTACCTCCCACCGCCCGAAACGGGCGCTACCTCCGCGACCAACGCGACCCCGCAGGTCACCGCCACATCCGGCGTCGCGGAGGCGCCGAGCTCGGCCGCGACCTCCGCAACCCGGGTCGCGGACGGTCGCGGCACCCAACAGCCACTCGCACCCGCACTGACCAGCCCGGTTGCGGAGGTCGCGGACGTCGCGCCCGCCAAACCGGACCACGACACCGAGTGGGACCGATGA
- a CDS encoding helix-turn-helix domain-containing protein produces MNAVPMPVAVPERHLYRITEAMRLLSMSRSVIYEQLRSGRLRSVKQGRARLVPAVAIQEYVELLMREAEVSYGESA; encoded by the coding sequence ATGAACGCCGTACCCATGCCGGTCGCCGTGCCCGAACGGCACCTCTACCGGATCACCGAAGCCATGCGCCTGCTCTCGATGAGCCGCTCGGTCATCTACGAACAGCTCCGCTCGGGGCGCCTGCGCTCGGTCAAACAGGGCCGTGCCCGGCTCGTGCCGGCGGTCGCCATCCAGGAGTACGTCGAGTTGCTGATGAGGGAAGCGGAGGTCAGCTATGGCGAGTCGGCGTAG
- the xerC gene encoding tyrosine recombinase XerC, translating to MASRRSRGDGGLYWSEDRQRWIAELTIGYRPNGKRITRKASGKTKTEAKAALDRLVERKKEGTATAVRGLTVEKAVRDWLRHGLNGRTAATVEKLTILAETHIVPSLGARLLLDPKQSKELTADDVDAWLEEKAEVLATRTLQDLRSILRRAINRAAKRTKGIRNAVLLGDELPVGRDGRPSKSLTFAQAVAVLAAAEAEDSTYGDYTVVSLLTGARTEEARPLAWPEVDLVGKLEAAPPIPPHVNVWRSVRAGGDTKTKKSRRSLALPGRAVEALERQKLRQKHQRESAGDRWQELGIVFASDVGTQLDAANVRRGFRRILKLAGLEPKNWTPRELRHSFVSLLSDSGLTIEEISRLVGQSDTKVTELVYRHQLRPVIQNGSKAMDAIFSSPLP from the coding sequence ATGGCGAGTCGGCGTAGTCGCGGAGACGGCGGTCTGTACTGGTCCGAGGACCGTCAGCGCTGGATCGCGGAACTGACGATCGGCTACCGGCCGAACGGCAAGCGCATCACGCGCAAGGCGAGCGGCAAGACGAAGACGGAGGCGAAGGCTGCCCTCGACCGGCTCGTGGAGCGCAAGAAGGAGGGCACCGCCACGGCGGTCCGCGGGCTCACGGTCGAGAAGGCGGTTCGAGACTGGTTGCGGCATGGCCTCAACGGTCGCACTGCCGCGACCGTCGAGAAGCTGACCATCCTGGCCGAGACGCACATCGTCCCCTCGCTCGGCGCGCGTCTGCTGCTGGACCCGAAGCAGTCGAAGGAACTGACCGCCGATGATGTCGACGCCTGGCTGGAGGAGAAGGCAGAGGTTCTCGCCACGCGCACGCTCCAGGACCTCCGTTCGATTCTCCGGCGCGCGATCAACCGAGCGGCGAAGCGGACCAAGGGCATCCGGAACGCGGTGCTGCTGGGTGACGAGCTGCCGGTTGGCCGCGACGGACGGCCGTCGAAGTCGCTGACCTTTGCTCAGGCGGTAGCGGTGCTCGCCGCCGCGGAGGCGGAGGACTCCACGTACGGCGATTACACGGTGGTCTCGCTCCTGACCGGCGCGCGGACCGAGGAGGCGCGCCCGCTGGCGTGGCCAGAGGTCGACCTGGTCGGGAAGCTGGAAGCGGCGCCGCCGATTCCTCCGCACGTCAACGTGTGGCGGTCGGTACGGGCGGGTGGAGACACGAAGACTAAGAAATCGCGTCGTTCGCTCGCGCTTCCCGGTCGGGCGGTCGAGGCGCTGGAGCGCCAGAAGCTCCGCCAGAAGCATCAGCGCGAGTCGGCCGGCGACCGGTGGCAAGAACTCGGGATCGTGTTCGCCTCGGACGTCGGGACGCAGCTCGACGCGGCCAACGTCCGGCGTGGCTTCCGGCGCATCTTGAAGCTCGCAGGTCTCGAACCGAAGAACTGGACACCGCGTGAGCTGCGCCACAGCTTTGTGTCTCTGCTCTCCGACAGCGGACTCACCATCGAGGAGATATCGCGTCTCGTGGGGCAGTCGGACACGAAGGTGACCGAGCTGGTCTACCGCCATCAACTGCGGCCGGTGATCCAAAACGGATCAAAAGCCATGGATGCGATCTTCTCGAGCCCGCTGCCGTAG
- a CDS encoding helix-turn-helix domain-containing protein, which translates to MTEAALRPAVIALAGGLREARNERGIGLRRLAAMVDLHHAVLSSFELGQRAPQDTIVAHILGVLRTPQDVRDHLIDLARRSHDRDLIDRTGRAENYLRTAFEQRSSRVTEWSPSLIPDVLQTAEYAGALRDTGLLAPEVTDVGCLLRTACQLALSDKPGPLYTFLIGEAATRPDACTPDVLRDQLDQLRTWTRRPRVAVRLVPAADCPPGLVGPFTFYEHRAGALAVALRHHHGGAAYSTDQAVLTTYKETVRALQRRATENAWP; encoded by the coding sequence GTGACTGAAGCTGCCCTGCGACCAGCCGTCATCGCCCTGGCCGGCGGCCTGCGCGAGGCCCGCAACGAGCGCGGCATCGGCCTGCGCCGGCTCGCTGCCATGGTCGACCTACACCACGCCGTGCTGTCGAGCTTCGAACTCGGCCAACGCGCGCCGCAGGACACGATCGTGGCGCACATCCTCGGTGTCCTGCGCACACCGCAAGACGTGCGTGATCACCTCATCGACCTGGCCCGCCGGTCCCACGACCGCGACCTGATCGACCGCACCGGACGCGCCGAAAACTACCTGCGCACCGCTTTCGAACAGCGGTCCAGCCGCGTGACCGAGTGGTCGCCGTCGCTTATTCCGGACGTGTTGCAGACAGCCGAGTACGCCGGCGCGTTGCGCGACACTGGCTTGCTCGCTCCCGAGGTCACCGATGTGGGCTGTCTTCTCCGCACCGCATGTCAGCTTGCCCTGTCCGACAAGCCGGGCCCGCTGTACACGTTCCTGATCGGCGAGGCTGCCACACGCCCCGACGCCTGTACTCCCGACGTCCTCCGCGATCAGCTCGACCAGCTGCGCACCTGGACGAGAAGGCCGCGGGTCGCCGTCCGTCTCGTTCCGGCTGCTGACTGCCCGCCCGGTCTGGTCGGACCGTTCACTTTCTACGAACACCGCGCCGGCGCCCTCGCTGTCGCGTTGCGTCACCACCACGGCGGCGCCGCGTACTCCACCGACCAAGCCGTCTTGACGACCTACAAGGAGACGGTCCGAGCACTACAACGCCGCGCCACAGAGAACGCGTGGCCTTAA
- a CDS encoding helix-turn-helix domain-containing protein has product MDSIGITIRRLRRWRGLSLEQLAGLSGLSKGYLSKIENERTAIDKRSTLVAIAGALRVSLSDITGDGLEIRDPQADSAIPAIRDALLSTDLDGTEPPIGDLARLLSETQLVAALRQANQDAEVGARLPELLLALHTHVDKPDALRSLVTATHTTALLTKGLGAFELAWIAADRGHEAAQRLGEPGWIALAEFARTQALSGLGAHKRASKLAERALDYVPTDAYDVRGALTLTTGYTESVLGGDATAALDEAAGLAEHVEYGNRNFLLFSPANVVLWRISSALERGDHAEAARLAATVDPVELTIDSRRTTFLIEHARALYGIRRPDEEVLALLVKAEKLGHIRTRTNPFVREIISTMLARARREGVAREVRGMADRMGLIKTA; this is encoded by the coding sequence ATGGACTCGATCGGCATCACGATCCGCCGGCTTCGCCGTTGGCGTGGCCTGTCCCTCGAACAGCTCGCCGGGCTGTCCGGCCTTTCGAAGGGCTACCTGTCCAAGATCGAGAACGAGCGCACAGCGATCGACAAGCGCTCAACCCTGGTCGCGATCGCCGGCGCGCTCCGCGTCAGCCTCTCCGACATCACCGGCGACGGGCTGGAGATCCGCGACCCGCAAGCCGACTCCGCCATCCCCGCTATCCGCGACGCCCTACTGAGCACCGACCTCGACGGCACCGAGCCGCCGATCGGCGACCTTGCACGGCTGCTGTCCGAAACACAGCTGGTCGCAGCCTTGCGGCAGGCGAATCAGGACGCCGAGGTCGGCGCCCGGCTCCCCGAGCTACTGCTGGCCCTGCATACCCACGTCGACAAGCCGGACGCACTCCGCTCACTCGTCACCGCCACCCACACCACGGCCCTGCTCACCAAGGGCCTCGGCGCGTTCGAGCTGGCCTGGATCGCCGCCGACCGCGGCCACGAGGCAGCGCAGCGGCTCGGCGAACCCGGCTGGATCGCCCTCGCCGAGTTCGCCCGCACACAAGCCCTGTCCGGCCTCGGCGCGCACAAGCGAGCATCCAAGCTCGCCGAGCGCGCCCTGGACTACGTGCCGACCGACGCATACGACGTCCGCGGCGCGCTCACCCTTACGACCGGCTACACCGAATCCGTCCTGGGCGGCGACGCAACCGCTGCACTCGACGAGGCCGCCGGCCTGGCCGAGCACGTCGAGTACGGCAACCGGAACTTCCTGCTGTTCAGCCCAGCCAACGTCGTACTCTGGCGCATCTCATCGGCCCTCGAACGCGGCGACCACGCCGAAGCCGCCCGGCTCGCCGCCACCGTTGACCCGGTCGAGCTGACCATCGACTCGCGCCGGACGACCTTCCTGATCGAGCATGCTCGCGCGCTCTATGGCATCCGCCGTCCCGATGAGGAAGTACTAGCGCTTCTGGTCAAGGCCGAGAAGCTGGGGCACATCCGAACCAGGACGAACCCGTTCGTACGAGAGATCATTTCCACGATGCTGGCCCGCGCTCGGCGCGAAGGGGTAGCCCGAGAGGTCCGGGGTATGGCTGACCGAATGGGTCTGATCAAGACAGCTTAG